Proteins encoded within one genomic window of Psilocybe cubensis strain MGC-MH-2018 chromosome 2, whole genome shotgun sequence:
- a CDS encoding ribosomal 40S subunit protein S18B — MSLVVPEAHQQFQHILRLLNTNVDGKRKIMYALTEIKGVGRRYSNLVCKKADVDLNKRAGDLNSDELERLVTIIQNPTQFKIPTWFLNRQKDIVDGKNSQILSNGVDSKLRDDLERLKKIRAHRGLRHYWGLRVRGQHTKTTGRRGKTVGVSKKRN, encoded by the exons ATGTCTCTCGTTGTCCCCGAGGCCCACCAGCAATTCCAG CACATTCTCCGTCTGTTGAACACCAATGTCGACGGAAAGCGCAAAATCATGTACGCTCTGACTGAAATCAAGGGTGTTGGACGTCGTTACTCCAACTTGGTGTGCAAAAAGGCTGATGTCGACCTGAACAAGCG CGCGGGCGACCTCAACTCAGACGAACTTGAACGGCTTGTCACCATCATTCAAAATCCAACCCAGTTCAAGATTCCTACCTGGTTTTTGAACAGACAAAAGGACATTGTCGACGGCAAGAACTCTCAGATCCTTTCCAACGGCGTTGATTCCAAGCTTCGTGACGATTTGGAGCGTTTGAAGAAGATCAGGGCTCACCGTGGTTTGAGGCACTACTGGGGACTGCGCGTGAGGGGACAGCACACAAAGACGACAG GTCGTCGCGGCAAGACTGTTGGTGTATCGAAGAAGCGCAACTAG